Below is a window of Mycolicibacterium rhodesiae NBB3 DNA.
TAGGCTTCTACATGCTGATGCCTTACCTGGCTGGCTATCTGGCCGGGCCGCTGGGCCTGGCGGCGTGGGCGGTCGGTCTGGTACTGGGTGTGCGCAACTTCTCCCAGCAGGGCATGTTCATCATCGGCGGTACCCTCGCTGATCGGCTTGGCTATAAGCCACTCATTGTTGCCGGCTGTCTGTTGCGCACCGCGGGATTCGGGCTGCTAGTTGTCGCGCATTCGCTGCCAGCGGTTCTGATCGCCTCGGCGGCAACCGGTTTCGCAGGAGCGTTGTTCAATCCGGCGGTGCGCGCTTACCTGGCCGCCGATTCCGGACCGCGCAGGGTCGAAGCGTTCGCTGTGTTCAACGTGTTCTATCAGGCGGGCATCCTGGCGGGCCCGCTGGCAGGACTGGCGCTGATGCTGGTGGACTTTCGCATCGCGGCTGCCGTCGCGGCCGCCGTGTTCGCCGTGCTGACCGTGGCGCAGCTGTTCGCCCTGCCGCAACATAGCGCCGACCCGGTTACCGAGAAGACGGCCGTACTCGATGACTGGCGCATCGTGGTCGCCAATCGATCATTCCTGTGGTTCGCCGCAGCGATGATCGGGTCCTATGTGTTGAGTTTCCAGGTCTACCTCGCTTTGCCGCTGCACGCTGCTGCGCTGGCACCGCAACACGAATCACTGCTGGTTGCAGCGGTCTTCGTCGTCTCCGGGCTCGTCGCGGTGGGCGGGCAGCTGCGCATCACGCGATGGTTCGCCGCCCGCTGGGGCGCTGGACGATCGCTGATGATCGGCATGCTGATCCTGGCGGTGTCCTTCGTGCCGCTACTGGCCGTTCCCAATAGCGGGCGCTTTGGCGCCGCCGCGGCCGTCGTCGCGTTGCTGGCATCGGCGGCGCTGTTGGCCGTTGGCTCTGCAGCGGTCTTCCCGTTCGAAATGGACACCGTGGTGTCCCTGTCGGGTAACCGCTTGGTGGCCACGCACTACGGGTTTTACAACACCATTGTGGGAGTCGGCATTCTGGCCGGCAACCTGGCCACCGGTGCGCTCTTGCAAGCTGCGCGCGACGCCGGCGCCGACGAACTGCTGTGGGGTGCAATGGCATTGATCGGGCTGGTAGCGGCACTGGCTCTGCATCGGCTGGAGCGCGGCGGACACTTAGCACCCGAGGTGGCAGAGCCTACGTCTGCGCGACGATGAACAATCGCCGTCCAATGTCGGTGCATGCAGTCGGCGCGAACACGCATAACGATGTGAAGCAGGGCTGGCTGCGCGCTGGTGCCGTCGGCTCTACGAGCTGACGGCCGGCCTAACCCAAAGCTGGTGCTCCAGCCCCATATAGAACTTCGTAGGCGTTCGATGCCCGCCCTCAGGCCGGCGCTCAGCCTGAGCGGAGTTTGCTGAAACATGCTTATAGCCGCGTTGCAGACCGGCCTTCTGCCGTATATATACTGCCGCATCCGCTGCGAAAGATATTGGTGCAGAGGATATTTACTCGTTATGTAACCGTGGTCTGATTCGCTTGGCATGTGTTCTAGACCATGTATCGTGGAATTAGCTACTGATTAGCTACGTACTAAGAGCAATCGTATGAGTGCTCGAAGTACGCGAAAGGAGAACAACCGTGAAGATGACCGCACTGGCGACCGTCGCCCTGTCGGGTCTCACCACCCTCATGATCGCTGCAGCACCGAACGCCGCCGCAGCGCCAGCCGGACCTGACTCGGTGCAGGACACCGTGAGCAGACTGGAATCAAATGGATACAAGGTGATCCTCAACAAGACTGGCTCAGCCCCCCTTGATCAGTGCGCGGTAAGCGCAGTGCGTCCCGGGCGAGACGTCACCGAATTTCGCCAGAATCGGCGGGATCAAACTGTCGAGCACCTCCTGTACAAGACCGTCTACGTCGACGCCACCTGCTGAAGTCTGTCCGGGGCGGGTGGTCACCATCGTGTGACCACCCGCCGACCGCGTGGAGGTCCCCGCGGCGACTGTGGTGACGATTGCAGCCCTGGATCCCCGATTGCCCAAATGCCATCGCAGTGCGCGGAGAAGGTTCTAGACCACAGATGCTGTCGCCACTCCACTTGCGAGCGACCACCTATGGGTGCGATCCAGAATCATTGGTGCACAAGGTGTTCGGATGTGTCTGGGTGCCCTACACTTAGGAATCACCATGATCGCCGATCCATCTACATGGCGGTCTGTCGCTATGAGCGCAGCCGCCGGGCCGTAGGCCGGCGGCTCGTCGTCACCGGATCCGTGATGCTTCAGCTCAAATGATCACGCTTCTGAGCCGGCTCAACGTTGTTGGTCCCTGCGCGACGTGCTGGGCTATCCGATGACCGCGGCGATACTCTGGGCCGGATTCTTTGTTCTTCGCATGACTGCCAATGCTCGGGGTTGCCCACCGGGCAACCACGTGCGGGCCTTAGACTGCCGAGTGAGATCGGTAGATTCACTCGTCGTCTACAGACGGCGATTCCGCGCCCAGAGCCCGGTGCTCATCCGCAGCACTTGGTGTCGTCCTTCATGGTGCGCCGCCCGGAGTTGGCGCTAAGTGCGCACATCAGCGCGCACTTGGCGACCGCACGAACCACAGGGTGGCGTGCCACGCGTACCAGCCTCGCCGGCTTAGGCTTCACGTCAGTGCTCATCCCATCTCCTTACCACGCCATTAGGATACCCCCTCAGGGTATCCTGTGCCTGAGGGCCACGTACAGGGCGCAACCGCCCTCCATGTGGATGCGAGGTTGCGAGCCCGACTCATTGCCGTAAAGGGTGACGTCGCGGACCTTCGAGCTACTATTCCGGTTAGTACTAGTGATACTATCGCGCCTAGTAGTAGATAGCCCGGGGGCGTGCTGTCCCAGCACGCTCCATTAGGATCGGCACCCGAATTTGGCGAAGAAGCGCAACAA
It encodes the following:
- a CDS encoding MFS transporter produces the protein MEAFRQFGSFGWPSRMLMVNQFGINLGFYMLMPYLAGYLAGPLGLAAWAVGLVLGVRNFSQQGMFIIGGTLADRLGYKPLIVAGCLLRTAGFGLLVVAHSLPAVLIASAATGFAGALFNPAVRAYLAADSGPRRVEAFAVFNVFYQAGILAGPLAGLALMLVDFRIAAAVAAAVFAVLTVAQLFALPQHSADPVTEKTAVLDDWRIVVANRSFLWFAAAMIGSYVLSFQVYLALPLHAAALAPQHESLLVAAVFVVSGLVAVGGQLRITRWFAARWGAGRSLMIGMLILAVSFVPLLAVPNSGRFGAAAAVVALLASAALLAVGSAAVFPFEMDTVVSLSGNRLVATHYGFYNTIVGVGILAGNLATGALLQAARDAGADELLWGAMALIGLVAALALHRLERGGHLAPEVAEPTSARR